A region of Aquarana catesbeiana isolate 2022-GZ linkage group LG08, ASM4218655v1, whole genome shotgun sequence DNA encodes the following proteins:
- the LOC141105426 gene encoding RNA-binding motif protein, X-linked 2-like has protein sequence LVGGLPFELTEGDIICVFSQYGEVVNINLVRDKQSGRSRGFCFLCYEDQRSTVLAVDNLNGIKLRGRTIRVDHVSNYRPPKDGDDIDEVTKTLREKGCGAEMPPSSSEEEPEEPQKMKKHKKKKRKKDSRERSSERSARITETIKQERVDPGYEEYKTKQSRQDRDQRRAPESDSTSAKPAAYDKKCKIEEKPHTSESKHRDYEEKRSKEFKRKR, from the exons ATACGGTGAAGTGGTGAATATTAATTTGGTGCGTGACAAACAGTCCGGGCGCTCTCGTGGATTCTGCTTTCTGTGTTATGAGGATCAGAGAAGTACAGTGCTGGCTGTAGACAATCTGAATGGCATCAAG CTGAGAGGACGCACAATTCGCGTTGACCACGTGTCAAATTACCGCCCACCTAAAGATGGCGACGATATCGATGAAGTGACCAAAACACTCCGGGAAAAAGGCTGCGGTGCAGAAATGCCCCCTTCATCTTcagaagaagaaccagaggaaccacAAAAGATGAAGAAAC ataaaaagaaaaaacgaaaaaaggACAGCCGCGAGCGTTCCAGCGAAAGAAGCGCGAGAATTACTGAGACAATTAAGCAAGAACGTGTGGATCCAGGGTATGAGGAATACAAAACCAAACAGTCCAGGCAGGACAGAGATCAGAGGAGGGCTCCAGAAAGCGATAGTACTTCTGCTAAACCAGCAGCCTATGACAAGAAGTGTAAGATAGAAGAAAAACCTCACACATCGGAGAGCAAACATCGGGACTATGAGGAAAAACGGTCAaaggaatttaaaagaaaaagatgA